In the Takifugu flavidus isolate HTHZ2018 chromosome 11, ASM371156v2, whole genome shotgun sequence genome, one interval contains:
- the znf451 gene encoding E3 SUMO-protein ligase ZNF451 isoform X3: protein MQLTRIGLVQMSTEADDDEMEEVEFISEAPPELECIDLGSDSEDEGFSSSLTGTLDDKITCHKARVTSTLERLAQQVAQDKEERAKKCKAFKEKQNRQKAHGQQELAFSSADGINQEAKRCVDMWLKMPAFGAGSRKRQRTASFPVSTASKHTCPVVNCGRVFDNTPLLEGHLKRFDHSPCDPTINLKGCPSELFACAACAQHFQSKEEWRKHLESKVNLLTPDGHSSPQTYQRIVCFACPACFLFFNLRDECLQHMAAKNHFSESLPLTETKIRALPVPVPQYVKNRLITLCKEIMFSVRCSLCHKVLTSHQTAQAHFNVHCRHGCAVAKADKTVAQVMQRLQVRGQCSLCRQLFFSQAEIASHKEATHHGVEINRTMQRAVLQHCRFSGTQHTGGERAAPKGGRPSCLKTPHQKMNKEGFEEYSTRRKRPAPGESDGASSSSPVGWRCECGLQFSEEAAAKKHLLAANQIFHQCGVCGKHMEESAITRLHMSRFHGGAHLSNFLFYCRKCKIEMPRYEDILSHVSDDHGGHTYITEQEMPEELAAACDAQPSTSHASAPASRFSSSSVKLELSWMCRMCEDVFDSEKEVLEHCSDVTSHSFQRFMCGHCPQKFFKESTVRRHCVNEHGGQIKSFHFCGLCDSMQLESEGEFLEHYKRLHSKDFYCINSDGVIQSTVQPTCPCMGSEKNKGELKAVYTQCMRDLATEGKCQYACAPCGVSVSSYAQIKTHVHTKHPALNLEKTFEVACGICQESFKDVPSFHKHHHSRHCALEPCMSSRSRGAEREPAPVKILDAVEIKPGTSEICDETLAAFLNEDQANKDRHVRKDGASDAASVSAEARESAELEEALQRSLLEF, encoded by the exons ATGCAATTAACCCGCATCGGTCTGGT ACAAATGTCTACTGAAGCAGACGACGACGAGATGGAAGAAGTGGAGTTTATATCA GAGGCTCCCCCAGAGCTGGAATGTATTGATTTAGGGAGCGACAGCGAAGACGAGGGGTTCTCGTCCTCTTTGACAGGCACT ctggatgataaaatcacctGTCACAAAGCACGGGTCACCTCAACGCTGGAGAGGTTAGCACAACAGGTGGCTCAAGATAAAGAGGAAAGAGCAAAGAAGTGTAAAGCCTTCAAG GAGAAACAGAACCGGCAAAAGGCTCATGGACAGCAGGAGCTGGCTTTTAGTTCAGCAGATGGAATCAATCAGGAAGCAAAGCGCTGCGTTGACATGTGGTTAAAGATGCCAG CGTTTGGTGCAGGTTCCAGAAAAAGACAGCGAACCGCATCTTTTCCTGTGAGCACAGCCAGCAAACACACGTGTCCTGTTGTCAACTGTGGCCGAGTGTTTGACAATACACCACTTCTAGAGGGGCACCTGAAAAG GTTCGATCACTCTCCTTGTGACCCAACCATCAATCTTAAAGGATGTCCCTCTGAGCTCTTTGCCTGTGCTGCATGTGCACAGCATTTCCAGTCCAAAGAAGAATGGCGGAAGCACCTTGAGTCAAAG GTGAACCTGCTCACGCCCGATGGTCACAGCAGCCCTCAAACCTACCAGCGCATTGTTTGTTTTGCCTGCCCTGCTTGCTTCCTCTTCTTTAATCTCCGGGATGAATGTCTTCAGCACATGGCCGCCAAAAACCACTTCTCCGAGTCGCTTCCCCTAACTG AAACCAAGATAAGGGCTCTGCCTGTTCCCGTCCCACAATATGTGAAGAATCGTCTCATCACTTTGTGCAAGGAAATAATGTTCAGTGTGCGATGCTCTCTGTGTCACAAAGTGCTCACGTCGCATCAGACGGCTCAAGCTCATTTCAA CGTGCACTGCAGACACGGCTGCGCGGTGGCCAAGGCTGATAAAACCGTGGCACAGGTGATGCAGCGGCTGCAGGTGCGAGGCCAGTGCTCGCTCTGCCGTCAACTCTTCTTCAGCCAAGCCGAAATCGCCAGCCACAAGGAAGCGACTCATCACGGCGTGGAGATCAACCGAACGATGCAGAGGGCCGTCCTTCAGCACTGCAGGTTTAGTGGGACGCAGCACACGGGCGGCGAGAGAGCGGCGCCAAAGGGAGGACGGCCCAGCTGCCTGAAAACTCCTCATCAGAAGATGAACAAGGAAGGTTTCGAGGAATACTCGACTAGGAGAAAGCGACCGGCCCCAGGCGAGAGCGACGGCGCCAGCAGCAGCTCGCCGGTGGGCTGGCGCTGTGAATGCGGCCTGCAATTCTCAGAGGAGGCCGCAGCCAAGAAGCACCTGTTGGCCGCGAACCAGATCTTCCATCAGTGCGGCGTCTGTGGGAAACATATGGAGGAGTCGGCCATCACGCGGCTGCACATGAGCCGCTTCCACGGCGGAGCGCACTTGTCCAACTTCCTCTTCTACTGCCGCAAATGCAAGATCGAAATGCCCCGATATGAAGACATCCTGTCTCACGTGTCGGACGATCACGGAGGGCACACCTATATCACCGAGCAAGAGATGCCCGAGGAgctcgccgccgcctgtgacgCTCAGCCGTCCACGAGTCACGCTTCCGCCCCCGCCAGccgcttcagctcctcctccgtAAAACTGGAGCTGTCTTGGATGTGCAGGATGTGCGAGGACGTCTTTGACTCGGAGAAGGAGGTTCTGGAACACTGCAGCGACGTAACTAGCCACAGTTTCCAGAGATTCATGTGTGGACACTGTCCTCAGAAGTTCTTTAAAGAGTCGACCGTGCGCCGGCACTGCGTGAACGAGCACGGCGGGCAGATCAAGAGCTTCCACTTCTGTGGCCTCTGTGACAGCATGCAGCTTGAATCCGAGGGGGAGTTCTTGGAGCACTACAAGAGGCTCCACAGCAAAGACTTCTACTGCATAAATAGTGATGGAGTCATTCAGAGCACCGTTCAGCCCACATGCCCCTGCATGGGTTCAGAGAAGAACAAGGGGGAATTAAAAGCCGTATACACTCAGTGTATGAGGGACCTGGCTACTGAAGGCAAGTGTCAGTACGCGTGCGCTCCCTGCGGCGTGTCTGTGTCGTCCTACGCTCAGATCAAGACCCACGTCCACACGAAACACCCAGCGTTGAACCTGGAGAAAACCTTCGAGGTCGCGTGCGGCATTTGCCAGGAGAGCTTCAAAGACGTGCCGAGTTTCCATAAACATCATCACTCTCGGCACTGCGCCCTGGAACCCTGCATGAGCTCCAGGAGCCGCGGCGCCGAGAGGGAACCCGCCCCCGTGAAAATCCTCGACGCCGTGGAGATCAAACCCGGCACCAGCG AGATTTGTGACGAGACTCTGGCGGCCTTTTTGAATGAGGACCAGGCCAACAAAGACAGGCATGTACGCAAAG ATGGAGCCAGTGATGCGGCGTCCGTTAGTGCAGAAGCAAGAGAATCAGCAG AGTTGGAAGAAGCCCTCCAAAGAAGTCTCTTAGAGTTTTAA
- the znf451 gene encoding E3 SUMO-protein ligase ZNF451 isoform X2, with protein MTLPSRLACVVAGRSYVIQVEVSEHAALGKSFRQMSTEADDDEMEEVEFISEAPPELECIDLGSDSEDEGFSSSLTGTLDDKITCHKARVTSTLERLAQQVAQDKEERAKKCKAFKEKQNRQKAHGQQELAFSSADGINQEAKRCVDMWLKMPAFGAGSRKRQRTASFPVSTASKHTCPVVNCGRVFDNTPLLEGHLKRFDHSPCDPTINLKGCPSELFACAACAQHFQSKEEWRKHLESKVNLLTPDGHSSPQTYQRIVCFACPACFLFFNLRDECLQHMAAKNHFSESLPLTETKIRALPVPVPQYVKNRLITLCKEIMFSVRCSLCHKVLTSHQTAQAHFNVHCRHGCAVAKADKTVAQVMQRLQVRGQCSLCRQLFFSQAEIASHKEATHHGVEINRTMQRAVLQHCRFSGTQHTGGERAAPKGGRPSCLKTPHQKMNKEGFEEYSTRRKRPAPGESDGASSSSPVGWRCECGLQFSEEAAAKKHLLAANQIFHQCGVCGKHMEESAITRLHMSRFHGGAHLSNFLFYCRKCKIEMPRYEDILSHVSDDHGGHTYITEQEMPEELAAACDAQPSTSHASAPASRFSSSSVKLELSWMCRMCEDVFDSEKEVLEHCSDVTSHSFQRFMCGHCPQKFFKESTVRRHCVNEHGGQIKSFHFCGLCDSMQLESEGEFLEHYKRLHSKDFYCINSDGVIQSTVQPTCPCMGSEKNKGELKAVYTQCMRDLATEGKCQYACAPCGVSVSSYAQIKTHVHTKHPALNLEKTFEVACGICQESFKDVPSFHKHHHSRHCALEPCMSSRSRGAEREPAPVKILDAVEIKPGTSEICDETLAAFLNEDQANKDRHVRKDGASDAASVSAEARESAELEEALQRSLLEF; from the exons ATGACGCTTCCCAGCAGACTCGCGTGTGTGGTCGCGGGCCGGAGTTATGTGATTCAGGTCGAAGTAAGTGAACACGCCGCACTGGGGAAATCATTTAG ACAAATGTCTACTGAAGCAGACGACGACGAGATGGAAGAAGTGGAGTTTATATCA GAGGCTCCCCCAGAGCTGGAATGTATTGATTTAGGGAGCGACAGCGAAGACGAGGGGTTCTCGTCCTCTTTGACAGGCACT ctggatgataaaatcacctGTCACAAAGCACGGGTCACCTCAACGCTGGAGAGGTTAGCACAACAGGTGGCTCAAGATAAAGAGGAAAGAGCAAAGAAGTGTAAAGCCTTCAAG GAGAAACAGAACCGGCAAAAGGCTCATGGACAGCAGGAGCTGGCTTTTAGTTCAGCAGATGGAATCAATCAGGAAGCAAAGCGCTGCGTTGACATGTGGTTAAAGATGCCAG CGTTTGGTGCAGGTTCCAGAAAAAGACAGCGAACCGCATCTTTTCCTGTGAGCACAGCCAGCAAACACACGTGTCCTGTTGTCAACTGTGGCCGAGTGTTTGACAATACACCACTTCTAGAGGGGCACCTGAAAAG GTTCGATCACTCTCCTTGTGACCCAACCATCAATCTTAAAGGATGTCCCTCTGAGCTCTTTGCCTGTGCTGCATGTGCACAGCATTTCCAGTCCAAAGAAGAATGGCGGAAGCACCTTGAGTCAAAG GTGAACCTGCTCACGCCCGATGGTCACAGCAGCCCTCAAACCTACCAGCGCATTGTTTGTTTTGCCTGCCCTGCTTGCTTCCTCTTCTTTAATCTCCGGGATGAATGTCTTCAGCACATGGCCGCCAAAAACCACTTCTCCGAGTCGCTTCCCCTAACTG AAACCAAGATAAGGGCTCTGCCTGTTCCCGTCCCACAATATGTGAAGAATCGTCTCATCACTTTGTGCAAGGAAATAATGTTCAGTGTGCGATGCTCTCTGTGTCACAAAGTGCTCACGTCGCATCAGACGGCTCAAGCTCATTTCAA CGTGCACTGCAGACACGGCTGCGCGGTGGCCAAGGCTGATAAAACCGTGGCACAGGTGATGCAGCGGCTGCAGGTGCGAGGCCAGTGCTCGCTCTGCCGTCAACTCTTCTTCAGCCAAGCCGAAATCGCCAGCCACAAGGAAGCGACTCATCACGGCGTGGAGATCAACCGAACGATGCAGAGGGCCGTCCTTCAGCACTGCAGGTTTAGTGGGACGCAGCACACGGGCGGCGAGAGAGCGGCGCCAAAGGGAGGACGGCCCAGCTGCCTGAAAACTCCTCATCAGAAGATGAACAAGGAAGGTTTCGAGGAATACTCGACTAGGAGAAAGCGACCGGCCCCAGGCGAGAGCGACGGCGCCAGCAGCAGCTCGCCGGTGGGCTGGCGCTGTGAATGCGGCCTGCAATTCTCAGAGGAGGCCGCAGCCAAGAAGCACCTGTTGGCCGCGAACCAGATCTTCCATCAGTGCGGCGTCTGTGGGAAACATATGGAGGAGTCGGCCATCACGCGGCTGCACATGAGCCGCTTCCACGGCGGAGCGCACTTGTCCAACTTCCTCTTCTACTGCCGCAAATGCAAGATCGAAATGCCCCGATATGAAGACATCCTGTCTCACGTGTCGGACGATCACGGAGGGCACACCTATATCACCGAGCAAGAGATGCCCGAGGAgctcgccgccgcctgtgacgCTCAGCCGTCCACGAGTCACGCTTCCGCCCCCGCCAGccgcttcagctcctcctccgtAAAACTGGAGCTGTCTTGGATGTGCAGGATGTGCGAGGACGTCTTTGACTCGGAGAAGGAGGTTCTGGAACACTGCAGCGACGTAACTAGCCACAGTTTCCAGAGATTCATGTGTGGACACTGTCCTCAGAAGTTCTTTAAAGAGTCGACCGTGCGCCGGCACTGCGTGAACGAGCACGGCGGGCAGATCAAGAGCTTCCACTTCTGTGGCCTCTGTGACAGCATGCAGCTTGAATCCGAGGGGGAGTTCTTGGAGCACTACAAGAGGCTCCACAGCAAAGACTTCTACTGCATAAATAGTGATGGAGTCATTCAGAGCACCGTTCAGCCCACATGCCCCTGCATGGGTTCAGAGAAGAACAAGGGGGAATTAAAAGCCGTATACACTCAGTGTATGAGGGACCTGGCTACTGAAGGCAAGTGTCAGTACGCGTGCGCTCCCTGCGGCGTGTCTGTGTCGTCCTACGCTCAGATCAAGACCCACGTCCACACGAAACACCCAGCGTTGAACCTGGAGAAAACCTTCGAGGTCGCGTGCGGCATTTGCCAGGAGAGCTTCAAAGACGTGCCGAGTTTCCATAAACATCATCACTCTCGGCACTGCGCCCTGGAACCCTGCATGAGCTCCAGGAGCCGCGGCGCCGAGAGGGAACCCGCCCCCGTGAAAATCCTCGACGCCGTGGAGATCAAACCCGGCACCAGCG AGATTTGTGACGAGACTCTGGCGGCCTTTTTGAATGAGGACCAGGCCAACAAAGACAGGCATGTACGCAAAG ATGGAGCCAGTGATGCGGCGTCCGTTAGTGCAGAAGCAAGAGAATCAGCAG AGTTGGAAGAAGCCCTCCAAAGAAGTCTCTTAGAGTTTTAA